TCAGCAGGTCGGGGGCCTGTCCGGTGCCCTTGTTGATGTCCTGTTCGAGGCCGGAGGTGGTGCCGTGCGCGAACGCGGCGACGGCGAGCACCACCACGATGGCGAGCAGGCCCACCAGGAGCCGCATCAGGTCCGAGGGCCGGTGCACCCGGGCGGGGAGCAGCGGTTCGTCGCCCTCCACGGGGTCCGGGTGATCCGGGTGCGGCTCCGGGTCCGGCCGCGGGTCCTGGTCCGGCTTCGGGTCTTCGGCCGCGCGCGGGTCCCGGGCCTGCGGCTCCTGGTCCGCGCGCGGGGCGTCGTCGCCTCCCGGCCCGCGGTCTGCCGACGGGTTCTGCGGGATGTGCGCCCCCTCGGTGCGTTCCGCCTCGGTGCGTTCCGGGGCCGCCTGCCGCGGTTCCCGGCGCGCGTCCTGGTCGTCCTTGCCCGTCGTACGGCCGGTCTGCGGGCGTGCGCCGGCGTCAGGGGTGCCCGACCCGCCCTCGGGGTGCACGCCCTGCTGTTTCATGATCTCTTCTTGGTCTCGTATCACCGGTCACCGCCCGCACGATGGTGGCATGCCCCACCGACACACGCGGGCGTCAGGGTGCGGATGTGCGGTCGCACAGTCTGCCGGAAGCGCCGCCCGGGGGCGAGAGGAACGTCCGGTCCGCTCCGCGCCACGATGTCGGCGGGGTGCGGCAGGATGGGGCGAATGAGCGAGCAGAGCCCCGGTGAGGACATCCTGGACACGCACCCGGCGGAGCTCCCCGAGTACGCCGAGCGGGTCCTCCAGGTCGCCGAGCTGGTCCCGCCGGGACGGGTCATGACGTACGGCGACGTCGCCGAGTGGCTGGAGGAGGGCGGCCCGCGCCAGGTGGGCCGGGTGATGGCCCTCTACGGCGGCGCCGTGCCGTGGTGGCGGATCGTCCGCGCCGACGGGGTGCTGCTGCCCGGGCACGAGCTGCGCGCGCTCGCGCACTACCGCGCCGAGGGCACCCCGCTGAAGGAGGCGGGCAGGAGCGCCGAGGGCCACCTGCCGCGGCTGGACATGCGGCGGGCCCGGTGGGACGGCGGTACGGGCGACGAGGGTCACACCTGACAGCTTCCGCCATCGGGGGGCCATGGGGGCAACCCCTGCCCCGTCCGGGTGACACCGGGGACACCCGCGGCATGCCGTACGTTCGAGAGTCGGCGGCATCACGCCGGCGGCCCGTGTGTCCCCCAGCCGGAGGGCACCGCCCCGCGCGCGTGAGCGCCCGCCCGCCCGCACCACCAGCAAGCAGTACGACCACCAGGACCGGCCGACCACGTGAGCTCCTCTTCCACCACCGGACGCCCGCCGCACCCCGAGGTGCGGCGGGGGAGCCGTGGCGCCTACCGACTGGTGCGCACCCCGCCGCCGCGGCCGGCCTCCCCTGTTCTGGACGCCGCCCAGCGCGCCGTGGTTGACCACCGCGCCGGGCCGCTGCTCGTCCTCGCGGGCCCCGGCACCGGCAAGACCACCACCCTGATCGAGTCCGTGGCCGCGCGGATCGCCCGGGGCGGCGACCCCGAGCGCATCCTGGTGCTGACGTTCAGCCGCCGGGCCGCCCTCGACCTGCGCGACCGCATGGCCCAGCGCATCGGCGCGGCCCGCGCGCCCCGGGCGACCACCTTTCACTCGTACGGCTACGCCCTGGTCCGCGCCCACCAGGACGGCGAACTGTTCGCCGAGCCGCTGCGCCTGCTGTCCGGCCCGGAGCAGGACGTCGCCGTGCGCGAGCTGCTGGCCGGGCAGCCCGAGCTGGAGCGGCTCGGGCTGACCCATGTGCGCTGGCCGGACGAACTGCGCGCCTGTCTGACCACCCGCGGTTTCGCGGACGAGGTCCGTGCCGTGCTGGCCCGCAGCCGTGAGCTGGGCCTCGGCCCGGACGCCCTGGACGCGTTCGCCCGCCGCATCGGCCGCCCGGACTGGCGCGCCGCCGCCGCCTTCCTCGCCGAGTACCTGGACGTGCTGGACCTCCAAGGCGTGATCGACTACGCGGAGCTGGTGCACCGTGCGGTGCTGCTGGCCGGCCGCCCCGAGACCGGCGCCGCCCTGGCCGCGCGGTACGACGCCGTGTACGTCGACGAGTACCAGGACACCGACCCGGCCCAGGTGCGGCTGCTGCGCGCCCTGGCCGGCGGCGGCCGCACCCTGGTCGCGTTCGGCGACCCCGACCAGTCGATCTACACCTTCCGGGGCGCCGACGTGAACGGCATCCTCGACTTCCCCGAGGCCTTCCCGTGCGCCGACGGGCGCCCGGCCCCCGTCCAGGTGCTGCGCACCAACCGCCGCTCGGGCGGCGCGCTGCTGGAGGCCACCCGGCTGATCACCCGGCGCATGCCGCTGCCCCGGCTGCCCGCCGACAAGGTGCGCGCCCACCGGGAGCCGACCGCGGTACGCGACGGCGGCCGGGTCGAGGTCTACACGTACCCGACCCCGGGCACCGAGCTGGACAACATCGCGGACATCCTGCGCCGCGCCCACCTGGAGGACGGCGTCCCCTGGCGTGACATGGCCGTCCTGGTCCGCGCCGGCGCCCGCTCCCTGCCCACCCTGCGCCGCGCCCTCACCGCGGCCGGCGTCCCCCTGGACATCGACGGCGACGACCTCCCCCTGCGCCACGAACCGGCGGTGGCCCCGCTGCTCACGGCCCTGCGGGCGGTGGCGGTCGCGGAGGCACGGGAGCGGGAGGGCGGGGCCGCGGGGGAGCGGCCGGAGCCGGAGGCGGAGCAGCGGGCGGAGGCGCGGTCCCAGGAGGGGGCGGAGGCGGAAGCCCGGGCGGAGGCGCAGGCGCGCCCGGAGGCGGACGGGGGTTCGGAGCCGGACGGGGACACGGCGCCCGACAAGGGCGCGGCGAGCGATGCGGGCACGGCGGCCGACGAGGGCGCGGTGAGCGATGCGGCCCCGGCGGCCGACGAGGACCCGGCACCGGGCGAGCGCCCTGCCGTGGACGGCTCCCGCGCGCCGGACCGGGGCGCGGCGGCGGACGAGCACCCCGCCCCCGCCCGGCACCCGGCCGAGCCGCCCCGAAAGACGCCCTGGCTGGACACCGAGACCGCGCTCACCCTGCTCGGCTCCCCCCTCGCCGGCATGGACGCGGCCGATCTGCGCCGGCTGGGACGGGCGCTGCGCGAGGAGGAGCGGGCCGGCGGGAACCCGTTGCCGCCGCCCTCGGACGAGCTGCTCACCAGGGCGCTCGCCGAGCCCGAGCGGCTGGCCGTGCACGACCCGGCGTACGCCCGGGGCGCCCAGCGCCTCGGCGCGCTGCTGCGCACGGCCCGCGAGCGCCTCGCGAACGGCGGTACGGCCGAGGAGGCGCTGTGGGACCTGTGGTCCGGCACCCCCTGGCCCGGCCGCCTGGCGCGGGCCGCCCTGCGCGGCGGCGCGGCCGGCCGCAACGCCGACCGGGACCTGGACGCCGTCTGCGCCCTGTTCGCCACCGCCGCCCGCGCCGAGGAGCGCACCGGGGGCCGCGGCGCCCTGAACTTCCTGGCCGAGATCGAGGCCGAGGACATCGCCGCCGACACCCTCACCCGCCGCGCGGTGCGCCCCGACGCCGTACGCCTGATGACCGCGCACCGCGCCAAGGGCCTGGAGTGGCCACTCGTCGTCGTCGCGGGCGTGCAGGAGGGCCTGTGGCCCGACCTCAGGCGCCGCGGATCGCTGCTGGAGGCCGACCGGATCGGCCGCGACGGACTGGCCGAGCCGCTCACCCAGGGCGCGCTGCTCGCGGAGGAACGCCGCCTGTTCTACGCCGCCGCCACCCGCGCCCGCGACCGCCTGGTCGTCACCGCGGTGAAGGCGCCCGCCGAGGACGGCGACCAGCCCTCCCGGTTCCTGACCGAGCTGGGCGTCGAGCCCAGGGACGTCGCCGGCCGCCCCCGGCGCCCGCTGTCCGTGGCCGCGCTCGTCGCCGAGCTGCGCGCCACCACCGTCGACCCGCGCGCCTCCGCCGCCCTGCGCGAGGCCGCCGCCCGCCGCCTGGCCCGGCTCGCCGCGCTCACCGACGAGGACGGCCGCCCCCTCGTGCCGGCCGCGCACCCCTACCGCTGGTGGGGCATGTTCGAGCCGACCGAGAGCAAGGTGCCGCTGCGCCACCGCGACCAGCCCGTGGTGCTTTCCGGCAGCGCCCTCGACCAGCTGGCCAACACCTGTGCCCTGCAATGGTTCCTGGGCCGCGAGGTGAAGGCCGACGCACCCGCCACCGCGGCCCAGGGCTTCGGCAACGTCGTGCACGTCCTCGCCGACGAGGTCGCCTCCGGCCGCACCCCCGCCGACCTCGACGTCCTCATGGAACGCCTGGACTCGGTGTGGAACGCGCTCGCCTTCGACGCGCCCTGGAAGTCCCGCCAGGAGAAGGACAACGCCCGCGCCGCGCTCGAACGCTTCCTGAACTGGCACGTCCTGGACCGGGCGGGGCGCACCCCCGTCGCCAGCGAGCAGGACTTCGACGTCACCCTGGAGGCGGGCGACTACCAGGTCCGCGTCCGCGGCCAGATGGACCGCGTCGAGACGGACGCCGAGGGCCGCGCCTACGTGGTCGACTTCAAGACCGGCAAACAGGCCCCCACCGCGCGCGAGGTGGCCCGCCACCCCCAGCTCGCCGTCTACCAGCTCGCCGTCCGCGAGGGCGCCGCCGACACCGCCTTCGACGGCGCCCGCCCCGAGCCCGGCGGCGCCGAACTGGTCCACCTGCGCCAGGGCGCCGCCCAGCGCGACGGCGGCGAGGCGCTGCCCAAGGTGCAGAGCCAGGAACCGCTCGCGGGGGAGTGGGTCGGCGAGCTGCTGGCCACCGCCGCCGGGAAGGTCCTGGACGAGCGGTTCTCGCCCAGCGCCGGCCAGCACTGCGCCCACTGCGCCTTCCGCGCCTCGTGCAGCGCCCGGCCCGAGGGACGGCACGTGGTGGAGTGACGTACCGCACCCCACCCCGCTGACCTGGGCCTACCCTGCCCTGGAGGAGCGGCGCGCACGGGGCTGTCAGTGCCCCCCGCTAGCCTTTTGCGACATGCCCGCCCATCTCACCGATCCCGAGCAGCTCAAGGAGCTCCTCGGCATCCCCTTCACCCCGGAGCAGACGGCCTGCATCACCGCGCCGCCCGCCCCGCAGGTGATCGTGGCCGGAGCCGGGTCGGGCAAGACCACCGTGATGGCGGCCCGCGTGGTCTGGCTGGTCGGCACCGGGCAGGTCGCCCCCGAGCAGGTCCTCGGCCTGACCTTCACCAACAAGGCGGCGGGCGAGCTGGCCGAACGCGTCCGCAAGGCCCTCGTCAAGGCGGGCGTCACCGACCCCGACGCCCTCCCGCCGCCCGGCCGGCCCTCGGCGGCAGCGCCCTCCGCCGACCCCTCCTGGTGGGACCCGGACAACCCCCCGGGCGAGCCGGTGATCTCCACGTACCACTCCTTCGCCGGCCGCCTCCTCACCGACCACGGCCTGCGCATCGGCCTGGAGCCCGCCTCCCGCCTCCTCGCCGACGCCACCCGCTACCAGCTCGCCGCCCGCGTGCTGCGCGAGGCCCCCGGCCCCTACCCGGCGCTCACCCGCTCCTTCGCCGACCTCGTCAGCGATCTGCTCGCCCTCGACTCCGAACTCTCCGAGCACCTCGTGGAACCCGGCCGGCTGCGCACCTGGGACACGGAACTGCTGGCCGCCCTCGACGGCGCGAAACTCAGCAACGCCGAGCTGCGCAAGGTCCCCGAGACCGCCGCCGCCCGCCGCGAACTCACCGACCTGGTCCAGCGCTACCGGGCCGCCAAACGCGAACGGGACCTGCTCGACTTCGGCGACCAGATCGCCCTGTCCGCCCGCCTCGCCGGCCTGCCCGAGGTGGGCCGGCTGCTGCGCGAGGAGTTCCGGGTGGTCCTCCTGGACGAGTACCAGGACACCTCCGTCGCCCAACGCGTGCTGCTCGCGGGCCTGTTCGGCGGCGGCACCGGCCACCCGGTGACCGCCGTCGGCGACCCCTGCCAGGCCATCTACGGCTGGCGCGGCGCCTCCGTCGCCAACCTGGACGACTTCCCGGAACACTTCCGCCACGCCGACGGCCGCCCCGCCACCCGCCAGGCGCTCAGCGAGAACCGGCGCAGCGGCGGCCGCCTCCTCGACCTCGCCAACGGCCTCGCCGCCCCGCTGCGCGCGATGCACGCGGGCGTCGAAGCCCTCCGCCCCGCCCCCGGCGCCGAGCTCGACGGCCGGGTCCGCTGCGCCCTGCTGCCCACCCACGCCGAGGAGCTGGACTGGCTCGGCGACTCCATCGCCCACCTGGTGCGCACCGGCACCGCCCCCGGCGAGATCGCCGTGCTGTGCCGCACGGCGGGCGACTTCGGCGCGATCCAGGCCGCGCTCGTCGCCCGGGACGTCCCCGTCGAGGTGGTCGGCCTGTCCGGGCTGCTGCACCTGCCCGAGGTCGCCGACCTGGTCGCCGTCTGCGAGGTCCTCCAGGACCCCGGGGCCAACGCCGCCCTGGTGCGGCTGCTCACCGGGCCCCGCTGGCGCATCGGCCCCCGCGACCTCGCCCTGCTCGGCCGCAGCGCCCGCCTGCTGGTCGCCCACGCCCGCGCCGACGACGCCGACGACCCGGACCGCCGGCTGGCCGCCGCGGTGGAGGGCACCGACCCGGCCGAGGTGATATCGCTCGCCGACGCCCTGGACACCTTCCTGGACGCCTCCGGCGAGGACGACGACGGGCTGCCGTTCTCCCCGGACGCCCGGGTGCGCTTCGCCCGCCTCGCCGCCGAACTGCGCGAGCTGCGCCGCGCGTTGTCCGACCCGCTGATGGACGTGCTGCACCGCGTCCTCGCCGTCACCGGTCTGGAGGTGGAGCTGTCGGCCTCCCCGCACGCGCTGGCCGCCCGCCGCCGCGAGACCCTCGCCAACTTCCTCGACGTGGCCGCCTCCTTCTCCACGGGTGACGGCGAGGCCACCCTGCTCGCCTTCCTCGGCTTCCTGCGCACCGCCGCCCAGTACGAGAAGGGCCTCGACAACGCCCTGCCCGGCGGCGAGAACACCGTCAAGGTGCTCACCGCGCACAAGTCCAAGGGCCTGGAGTGGGACGTCGTGGCCGTGCCCGGCCTCGTCACCGGCACCTTCCCCAGCGCCCAGGGCCGCGACAAGTGGACCGCCCAGGCCAAGGTGCTGCCGCACGCGCTGCGCGGGGACGCCGACACCCTGCCCGACGTCGACGGCTGGGACGCGCGCGGCATGAAGGCCTTCCACGAGGCCATGAAGGACCACCAGCACACCGAGGAACTCCGCCTCGGCTACGTCACCTTCACCCGCCCCCGTTCCCTCCTGCTCGGCTCCGGCCACTGGTGGGGGCCCAGCCAGAAGAAGAAACGCGGCCCCTCCGACTTCCTCCGGGCGCTGCACGACCACTGCGCCGCCGGGTACGGCGAGATCGAGGCCTGGGCGGACGAACCCGGCGACGACGAGGAGAACCCGGCCCTGCGGGAGCCCGACACCGAGCAGGCCTGGCCGCTGCCCCTGGACCCGGAGGCCCTCGCCCGCCGCCGCGCGGCCGCCGAGACCGTCCTCGCCCACCTGGCGGCCCGGAACCCGGCCGACCCCGCCGTTCCCGCCGCCTCCGGCGACCCGGACTGGCCCGCACCGCCGGAGGAACCGCCGTACGACGAGCCGCCCTACGAGGACGAACCGCCCTACGAGGACGAGCCGCCGTACGACGAGGAGCCGTACGACGACGAGCCGTACGGCCCGTACGACGGCCCGGCCCCCGCCGCGCCCGCCGTCCCCCGCCAGGCGACCGGCCCCGCCGAACCGGTGCTCACCCCCGAGGAGAGCCGTCTGACCGCCTCCTGGGACCGCGATCTGGACGCGCTCACCCGGGAGCTGCTGCTGGCCCGCCGCACCGTCACCGACGTCCCCCTGCCCGTGACGCTCACCGCGACCCAGCTGCTGCTCCTGGCCGAGGACCCGGACGGGCTCGCGCAGGAGCTCGCCCGCCCCATGCCGCGCCCCCCGCAGCGGTCCGCACGCCGCGGCACCCGGTTCCACGCCTGGGTGGAGTCCCGCTACGAGGAGCTGGCGCTGCCCCTGCTGGAGCCCGACGAGCTGCCCGGCGGCGACGCGGAGATCGCCGACGAGGAGGACCTGGAGGCGCTGAAGGAGGCCTTCGAGCGCACCGAGTACGCCCGGCGCACGCCGTACCGCGTCGAGGCCCCGGTCCAGCTCACCCTCGCCGGGCGGATCGTGCGCGGCCGGATAGACGCCGTCTACCGCACGGGCGAGGGCAGGGCGGCGACGTACGAGATCGTGGACTGGAAGACCGGCCGCGAGCACACCGCCGATCCGCTCCAGCTCGCCGTCTACCGGCTGGCCTGGGCCGAGCAGCAGGGCGTCCCGCTCGACTCGGTCACCGCCGCGTTCCTGTACGTGCGCACCGGCGAGGTCGTCCGCCCCGCGGACCTGCCGGACCGGACCGCGCTGGAGCGGCTGCTCGGCGGCGACCCCGGCCGGACGCCCGGCACCGCGGGGCCGGCGCCGGACGTGACACAGCGCCCACCGCGAGTGTGACGAACCGCCCGCCGAGGATGCCCGCGCGGGCCGATAGGCTCGTGAGCATGAGCCAGACCCCGGACAGCGCCGTCCGCACGTACATCGAGCAGCACCGCGCCGCCTTCCTCGACGACCTCGCCGCATGGCTGCGCATCCCCTCCGTGTCGGCCCAGCCCGACCACGCGCCCGACGTGCGGCGCAGCGCGGACTGGCTCGCCGCCAAGCTGAGGGAGACCGGCTTCCCGACCGTCGAGGTGTGGCCCACCGAGGGCGCCCCGGCCGTCTTCGCCGAGTGGCCCTGCGACGACCCCGGGGCGCCCACCGTGCTGGTCTACGGCCACCACGACGTGCAGCCCGCCGCCCGCGAGGACGGCTGGGACAGCGATCCCTTCGAGCCGGTCGTGCGCGGCAACCGGCTCTACGCCCGCGGCGCCGCCGACGACAAGGGCCAGGTGTTCTTCCACACCCTCGGTGTGCGCGCCCACCTCGCCGCGACCGGCCGTACCGCCCCCGCGGTCGGTCTGAAGCTGCTGATCGAGGGCGAGGAGGAGTCCGGCTCCCCGCATTTCCGGGCCCTGGTGGAGGAGCGCGCGCAGCGCCTCACGGCCGACGCCGTGATCGTCTCCGACACCGGCATGTGGGCCGAGGACACCCCGACGGTGTGCACCGGCATGCGCGGCCTGGCCGAGTGCGAGATCCGCCTCCACGGCCCCGACCAGGACATCCACTCCGGCTCCTTCGGCGGCGCCGTGCCCAACCCGGCCACCGCCGTCGCCCGCCTGGTCGCCGCCCTGCACGACGAGCGGGGACGGGTGGCCGTGCCCGGCTTCTACGACGGCGTCGTGGAGCTGACCGAGCGCGAGCGCGAACTCTTCGCCGAGCTGCCCTTCGACGAGGAGCGCTGGCTGCGCACCGCCAAGTCCCGCGCCACCCACGGCGAGGCCGGGCTCACCACCCTGGAGCGCATCTGGGCCCGCCCGACCGCCGAGGTCAACGGGATCGGCGGCGGCTACCAGGGCCCCGGCAGCAAGACCATCATCCCGTCCTCGGCCATGGTCAAGCTGTCGTTCCGGCTGGTCGCCGGGCAGGACCCGGACCACGTCGAGAAGGCGGTCCGCGCCTGGGCCGCCGAGCAGGTGCCCGCCGGGATCCGCGCCGAGATCGACTTCGGCTCGGCCACCCGCCCCTGTCTGACCCCGCTCGACCACCCGGCGCTGCGCTCGGTGGCCCGGGCGATGGGCCGCGCCTTCGAGGGCCCGGTCCGCTTCACCCGCGAGGGCGGCTCCGGCCCCGCCGCCGACCTCCAGGAAGTCCTCGGCAGCCCCGTGCTCTTCCTGGGCATCTCCGTTCCCTCCGACGGCTGGCACGCGCCCAACGAGAAGGTCGAGCTGGACCTCCTCCTCAAGGGCGTCGAGACCAGCGCCTACCTGTGGGCCGACCTGGCCGAGAACTGGCGGCCCTCAGCCTGACCGGCCCGCACCGAGCCCCGGCACGGGGACGCCGGGGCGAGGGGCACACTGGAAGGACCGCCCCCCGCCCGCCCGACCCGGTGCGTCCTGTCGTACGTCCCGCCGAACCGCCCGCCGAAACCGAACCGCCCACTGGGGGAGTTGGAAGCACCCGTGACCACCTGGACCGACGACACAGCCGATCGACCCATCTCGCTGACCGCCCCCTGCGGCATCGACCGCGCCGCCCACCACCGGCTGGACGAGGCCTGGCTCGCGGCGGCGTGGAGCCACCCGACGACCCGCTGTTTCGTGGTCTCCGGCGGCCAGGTCCTCATCGACGAGACGCCCGACGGCCGGACCGAACTCGTCATGACGCCCTCCTTCGAGGCGCCGCTCACCGAGGCGCACCGCTACTTCCTCGGCATCGACGAGGACGGCGTGGCCTACTTCGCGCTCCAGAAGGACGCGCTGCCCGGCCGCATCGACCAGTCCGCGCGCCCGGCGGGCCTGCGCGAGGCCGGTCTGCTGCTGTCGGCGCGCGACACCGCGCTCATGGTGCACGCGGTCGGCCTGGAGAACTGGCAGCGCACCCACCGCTTCTGCTCCCGCTGCGGCGAGCGCACGGTCATCGCCGCCGCCGGTCACATCCGCCGCTGCCAGGCCTGCGGCGCGGAGCACTACCCGCGCACCGACCCGGCGGTGATCATGGCGGTCACCGACGCGGAGGACCGCATCCTGCTCGGCCGCCAGGTGCACTGGCCCGAGGGCCGCTTCTCCACGCTGGCCGGCTTCGTGGAGCCCGGCGAGTCCATCGAGCAGGCGGTGCGCCGCGAGGTCGCCGAGGAGGTCGGCGTCACCATCGGCGGCGTCGAGTACGTGGCGAGCCAGCCCTGGCCCTTCCCGTCCAGCCTGATGCTCGGCTTCATGGCCCGCGCCACCACCACCGAGATCCAGGTCGACGGCGACGAGATCTCCGAGGCCCGCTGGTTCTCCCGCCAGGAACTGCACGAGGCCTTCGAGTCCGGCGAGGTGCTGCCGCCCTACGGCATCTCCATCGCGGCCCGCCTGATCGAGATGTGGTACGGCAAGCCCCTGCCCACCCGCGCCGCCTTCTGAGGCACCCCGGCGGACCACCGGCCGGGTGCCGTGCGGCACGCCGGGTGTCGTCCGGCACACGAAAACGGCGGTTCCCAGTCACTCCGGACTCGGGAACCGCCGTTTCGCAGCTCGGGCCGTTACGCGGCGAGCTTCTGCTTGACCTGGGCCAGCGACGGGTTCGTCATGGTGGTGCCGTCCGCGAAGAGCACGGTCGGAACCGTCTGGTTGCCGCCGTTCGCCTTCTCCACGAACGCCGCGGACTCGGGGTCCTGCTCGATGTTGATCTCGGTGTAGGCGATGCCCTCCCGGTCCATCTGGCTCTTCAGCCGACGGCAGTAGCCGCACCAAGTCGTGCTGTACATCGTCACAGTGCCCTGCATGTCTCTCGCGCTCCTCAGGCAGCTCGGAAAAACGTCGTCCGCCAAGTGAACGCGGACGACCGGCCCGCCATTCCCACGGGGGGTATCCGGCCGGGACCGGCCGCCCCGGCTGTGACTCCCACCGCACCGGTACGACCATCCCACCCCGCCTGTGGACAACCGGCGCGGCCGCCCCGGGCGACCTGGCAGCATGGCTGGTGTGACAGCAGCAACGCACTCCCCCCTCTTCCCGCAGGTACCGGACGTCCCGGACTCCGCCGACGCGGTGCTCGAAGGGCTCGATCCCGAGCAGCGCGAGGTGGCCACCGCCCTGCGCGGCCCGGTGTGTGTGCTGGCCGGCGCGGGCACCGGCAAGACCCGGGCGATCACCCACCGCATCGCCTACGGGGTGCGCGCCGGGATCCTCCAGCCCACCAGCGTCCTCGCCGTCACCTTCACCAACCGTGCCGCCGGAGAGATGCGCGGCCGGCTGCGCCAGCTCGGCGCCCAGGGCGTCCAGGCCCGCACCTTCCACTCCGCGGCCCTGCGCCAGCTCCAGTACTTCTGGCCGAAAGCCATCGGCGGCGGCATGCCCCGGCTGATCGACCGCAAGATCCAGCTGGTCGCCGACGCGGCCGCGGCCCTCGGCACCCGGCTCGACCGCGGCGAGCTGCGCGACGTCACCAGCGAGATCGAATGGTGCAAGGTCACCCAGACGATCCCGGCCGACTACCCGTACGCGGCAGCGAAGGCCGGCCGCGAGTCCCCCCGCGACCCCACCGAGATCGCCCACCTGTACGCGGCCTACGAGGACCTCAAACGCGACCGCGCGGTGATCGACTTCGAGGACGTGCTGCTGCTCACCGTCGCCATCCTCCAGGACCGGCACGACATCGCCGAACAGATCCGCGCCCAGTACCAGCACTTCGTGGTGGACGAGTACCAGGACGTCAGCCCGCTCCAGCAGCGGCTGCTGGAACTGTGGCTCGGCGAGCGCGACGACCTGTGCGTCGTCGGCGACGCCAGCCAGACCATCTACTCGTTCACCGGAGCAACGCCCGACCACCTCCTCGACTTCCGCGTCCGGTACCCGGGCGCCACCGTCGTCAAGCTGGTGCGCGACTACCGCTCCACGCCCCAGGTCGTCCGCCTGGCCAACGGCCTGCTCGCCCAGGCCCACGGCCGCGCCGCCGACCACCGGCTGGAACTCATCTCCCAGCGCCCCTCCGGGCCCGAACCCGTCTACGCCGAGTACACCGACGAGCCGGCCGAGGCCGAGGGAGCCGCCCGCCGCATCCGCGAGCTGATCGACGCCGGCGTCCCGGCCGCCGAGATCGCCGTCCTGTTCCGCACCAACTCCCAGTCCGAGACCTACGAGCAGGCTCTGGCCGACGCCGGCGTGCCCTACCAGCTGCGCGGCGCCGAACGCTTCTTCGACCGGCCCGAGGTGCGCAAGGCCGGCATCGCCCTGCGCGGCGCCGCCCGCTTCGGCGGCAACGACGCCCTGCTGGACGGCGCCGTGGACCTGCCCTCCCAGGTCCGCGCCGTGCTGTCCGGCGAGGGCGGCTGGACCCCCGTGCCCCCGGCCGGCTCCGGCGCCGTCAGAGAACGCTGGGAATCCCTCGCCGCGCTGGTCAACCTCGCCCAGGACCTCGCCGCCGCCCGCCCGGGCGCCACCCTCGGCGACTTCGTGGCGGAACTGGACGAGCGGGCGAACACCCAGCACGCCCCCACCGTCCAGGGCGTCACCCTCGCCTCCCTGCACGCCGCCAAGGGCCTCGAATGGGACGCCGTCTTCCTGGTGGGCGTCGCCGAGGGCATGCTGCCCATCACCTACGCGAAGACGGACGAGCAGGTCGAGGAGGAGCGCCGTCTGCTCTACGTCGGCGTCACCCGCGCGCGCGAACGCCTCCATGTCTCCTGGGCCCTCTCCCGCTCGCCCGGCGGCCGCCCGAGCCGCAGGCCCAGCCGCTTCCTCGACGGGCTGCGCCCCGGCACCACCCCCACCGTGGGCCGCGGCGCCGCCGCGGCCGTCGGCGGCGTCGAGCGCGGCGTCCTCGCCGCGGCCGCGGCCGCGGTGCCTCGGCGCACCCAGCGCACCCCGGCCCGCTGCCGGGTCTGCGGCCGCACCCTCACCGACGCCGGCGAGATGAAACTGATGCGCTGCGAGGACTGCCCCTCCGACATGGACGAAGGGCTCTACGAGCGGCTGCGCGAGTGGCGGGCGGCGCAGGCCGCGCAGAGCGGTCAGCCGGACTTCTGCGTCTTCACCGACCGCACCCTGATGGCCATCGCGGAGGCCCGGCCGGACAGCGCCGCGGAACTCTCCCGCATCCCCGGCGTCCTCAGCCGCAAGCTGCGCAGCTACGGAGCCGATGTGCTGGCCATCTGCGCAGGTCAGGAAGTCGGCGGCGAGGACGCGGACGACTGATGCGAACTC
This Streptomyces misionensis DNA region includes the following protein-coding sequences:
- the nudC gene encoding NAD(+) diphosphatase, giving the protein MTTWTDDTADRPISLTAPCGIDRAAHHRLDEAWLAAAWSHPTTRCFVVSGGQVLIDETPDGRTELVMTPSFEAPLTEAHRYFLGIDEDGVAYFALQKDALPGRIDQSARPAGLREAGLLLSARDTALMVHAVGLENWQRTHRFCSRCGERTVIAAAGHIRRCQACGAEHYPRTDPAVIMAVTDAEDRILLGRQVHWPEGRFSTLAGFVEPGESIEQAVRREVAEEVGVTIGGVEYVASQPWPFPSSLMLGFMARATTTEIQVDGDEISEARWFSRQELHEAFESGEVLPPYGISIAARLIEMWYGKPLPTRAAF
- a CDS encoding mycoredoxin; this translates as MQGTVTMYSTTWCGYCRRLKSQMDREGIAYTEINIEQDPESAAFVEKANGGNQTVPTVLFADGTTMTNPSLAQVKQKLAA
- a CDS encoding dipeptidase, which codes for MSQTPDSAVRTYIEQHRAAFLDDLAAWLRIPSVSAQPDHAPDVRRSADWLAAKLRETGFPTVEVWPTEGAPAVFAEWPCDDPGAPTVLVYGHHDVQPAAREDGWDSDPFEPVVRGNRLYARGAADDKGQVFFHTLGVRAHLAATGRTAPAVGLKLLIEGEEESGSPHFRALVEERAQRLTADAVIVSDTGMWAEDTPTVCTGMRGLAECEIRLHGPDQDIHSGSFGGAVPNPATAVARLVAALHDERGRVAVPGFYDGVVELTERERELFAELPFDEERWLRTAKSRATHGEAGLTTLERIWARPTAEVNGIGGGYQGPGSKTIIPSSAMVKLSFRLVAGQDPDHVEKAVRAWAAEQVPAGIRAEIDFGSATRPCLTPLDHPALRSVARAMGRAFEGPVRFTREGGSGPAADLQEVLGSPVLFLGISVPSDGWHAPNEKVELDLLLKGVETSAYLWADLAENWRPSA
- a CDS encoding ATP-dependent DNA helicase, translated to MPAHLTDPEQLKELLGIPFTPEQTACITAPPAPQVIVAGAGSGKTTVMAARVVWLVGTGQVAPEQVLGLTFTNKAAGELAERVRKALVKAGVTDPDALPPPGRPSAAAPSADPSWWDPDNPPGEPVISTYHSFAGRLLTDHGLRIGLEPASRLLADATRYQLAARVLREAPGPYPALTRSFADLVSDLLALDSELSEHLVEPGRLRTWDTELLAALDGAKLSNAELRKVPETAAARRELTDLVQRYRAAKRERDLLDFGDQIALSARLAGLPEVGRLLREEFRVVLLDEYQDTSVAQRVLLAGLFGGGTGHPVTAVGDPCQAIYGWRGASVANLDDFPEHFRHADGRPATRQALSENRRSGGRLLDLANGLAAPLRAMHAGVEALRPAPGAELDGRVRCALLPTHAEELDWLGDSIAHLVRTGTAPGEIAVLCRTAGDFGAIQAALVARDVPVEVVGLSGLLHLPEVADLVAVCEVLQDPGANAALVRLLTGPRWRIGPRDLALLGRSARLLVAHARADDADDPDRRLAAAVEGTDPAEVISLADALDTFLDASGEDDDGLPFSPDARVRFARLAAELRELRRALSDPLMDVLHRVLAVTGLEVELSASPHALAARRRETLANFLDVAASFSTGDGEATLLAFLGFLRTAAQYEKGLDNALPGGENTVKVLTAHKSKGLEWDVVAVPGLVTGTFPSAQGRDKWTAQAKVLPHALRGDADTLPDVDGWDARGMKAFHEAMKDHQHTEELRLGYVTFTRPRSLLLGSGHWWGPSQKKKRGPSDFLRALHDHCAAGYGEIEAWADEPGDDEENPALREPDTEQAWPLPLDPEALARRRAAAETVLAHLAARNPADPAVPAASGDPDWPAPPEEPPYDEPPYEDEPPYEDEPPYDEEPYDDEPYGPYDGPAPAAPAVPRQATGPAEPVLTPEESRLTASWDRDLDALTRELLLARRTVTDVPLPVTLTATQLLLLAEDPDGLAQELARPMPRPPQRSARRGTRFHAWVESRYEELALPLLEPDELPGGDAEIADEEDLEALKEAFERTEYARRTPYRVEAPVQLTLAGRIVRGRIDAVYRTGEGRAATYEIVDWKTGREHTADPLQLAVYRLAWAEQQGVPLDSVTAAFLYVRTGEVVRPADLPDRTALERLLGGDPGRTPGTAGPAPDVTQRPPRV